The DNA region GACACGCATTGGATCTGGCAGGACGGCCAGCGCCTGACCAAAGCGCCGCTGCAAATCGTCGGCGGCTGCGTACAAGTGCCGAAGAAACCCGGGCTGGGCGTCGAACTGGACATGGATCAGTTGGCCAGGGCCCATGAGCTGTATAAAGGCATGGGACTGGGCGCCCGGGATGACAGCGTGGCGATGCAGTTTCTGATTCCGGGATGGAAATTCGATAACAAGCGGCCGTGTCTGGTGCGCTGAGTCCGCGGTCGCGCCTGGCCTGTTAACTATCAGCCCGACCCGCCTTTGGGCGGCCGGGTTTAAAAAACGCTCGGAGCGTAGCGTTTAACCCCCTAAAATGGCGCGCAATCGAATCAATGACGGACCAAACCAACATGGATAGGCTGAAAACTCTCGCCGTTTGCGTGGCGCTGCTCGCCACCGGCCAATGCGTCGCACAGGATCAAATCGAGACGGTGGTGAATGCCGCCGTACGACCGGTCATGCAAGCCCAGGCCGTTCCTGGAATCGCCGTGGCCGTGACCGTCAACGGAAAGCCGTATTACTTCAACTACGGGGTAGCTTCGAAAGAGAGCGCACAACCCGTCACTGAAAACACCCTGTTCGAGATCGGCTCGGTGAGCAAAACCTTCACCGCCACCCTCGCCGCCTACGCTCAGGCCACCGGCAAACTGTCCCTGTCGGACAAGGCCAGCAACGTGCTGCCGGATCTGCGTGGCAGCGCGTTCGACACCATCAGCGTGCTGCAACTGGGCACCTACAGCGCCGGTGGCCTGCCACTGCAATTCCCCGACGATGCCGATGCACCGGACAAGATGCTCGGCTATTTCAAGCAGTGGAAACCGACCTACATCGCCGGCACCCATCGGCAGTATTCGAACCCGAGCCTGGGGTTGTTCGGTTACCTCGCCGCCCAAAGCATGGGCGCACCGTTTGATGACGTGATGGAAAAAACCCTGCTGCCGAAACTCGGACTGAAGCACACCTACCTCACGGTGCCGCAGGCTCAAATGGGGCTTTACGCTCAAGGTTACAACAAGGATGACAAGCCTGTGCGGGTTGGGCCGGGGGCACTGGATTCGGAGGCTTATGGCGTCAAAACCAGCGCTGCGGACCTGATTCGTTATGTTGAAGTGAACATGAAACCGTCGGGACTTGAAACGCCGATGCAGCGGGCCGTCGCCATCACTCACAACGGGTATTACAAGGTCGGCGACATGACCCAAGGCCTGGGATGGGAGTTCTACCACTATCCGGTCACCCTCGATACGTTGCTTGCTGGCAATTCGACGCAGATGGCGATGGAGGCTCACGAAGTCCAGTGGCTGACCCCGCCGCAACCTCAACCAGAAAACGTATTGATCAACAAAACCGGCTCAACAAGCGGCTTCGGTGCCTACGTGGCGTATGTGCCATCGAAAGACATCGGCATTGTGATCCTGGCCAACAAAAACTACCCGAACCCTGAGCGGATCAAGATTGCTCATACGATATTGAGCGCACTGGCGAAGTAATCTAGTACCCCTTACCTGTGGGAGCGAGCTTGCTCGCGATAGCAGTCTGATAGTCGAAATAGATGTCGAATGTGATGGCCTTATCGCGAGCAAGCTCGCTCCCACAGGGTTTGGCAGTGACAAACAAAATGGGCGACCCCTTTGAGGTCACCCATTGTCGTTACTGCGTCAACTCAATGCCTAGTCGGCGGCTGAGCGTCAGGTGCATCGCTTCTCGGATCAAGATTTTCCCGTGCCTGATTCACCAACAACTCGGCGACCGCCGCCAATTGTTGAATCGACAGCAGCACCTTGCGGTTCGAGCCTTCCAGTTTTCCGGCAAAACTCGCAATCAGGACATTCAGGGTGGCAAGGTTTTCGCAGGCCTGATTTAGCAGGGTTAGTGTGTCAACACCAGGAGCAACAGTGAAAATCTGCTGGGTCGTGGCAGTACGCCTGGGGTTTCGGGCGACTGCGCCTTTTGCGGTTTCACACAGCTTCGCGGGATCGAGATGATCGGCGTCGGTTAGGGTTTGCGGTTGATGCTTGCTGAACTTTTTCACAGACGAGGCTCCTTTTTGTGCCATTGGTGTTTTCGTCCCTGGATCCCTCAGTGTCGCGGATTCCGACGTCCGACCGCGATTTCGCGGTGGCTGACGAAGGCTAGCGGTGCTCTCTGACAGAAACCAGTTCATAAAGACCGACAGGACTTGCAGGAAACTTCCGAGACCAATAGAAGCCAGTACATCTCACCCCGAAACACCCGATTTTTTTTTGTAGCAGCTGCCGAGCAAACAAAATGGGCGACCTCTTGAGGTCGCCCATTTTTCATTGTTGTAGCAGCTGGCGCAGGCTGCGCCAGCTGCTACAAAAGTCTGCGTTTAATCATCCGGCATTTCAGGCGGCTTGGCGGGCTTCGCCGGTTTGCCTGGTTTTGCGCCCTTGGCGCCCTTTGCACCATTGACCGGTTCAGCCGCTTCAACAGGGGTCGCGACCGTCGGCGCTGCGGCTTCTTTTTCGGTCGCTGGCAGGGCGTCGATCGTGTCGAAAATTTTCTTCAAATCGACCGATTTTGATTCATCCCCCGAACTCTCAAACTTCTTCTCGCCGTCCTTGCCCACCAGGATGACTTTGCTCTTCGCGCCGGCACCCAACTTGAGCGAGCGGATCAATGCCGCCGTGTCTTGTGGCCCCAGGTCTTTGCCCTCGCGCTGGCCCATCAAATTGAGCACGGTGTACAGGACCATGTTTCGCTCGGTGAACCCCTTGCGGTTGGCCGGCTCATCCAGCGACTTTTTCAGGCTGACCCACGTGGGATCGACCGTACTTGGAGCGATGACAATCAATGGCCGGGACCTGCCCTTGTCCATATCCAGCGGTGAGCCGTCATCGGCAGCGAACAAGGGGCCGGTGAAAGCCAGCAGGGTAGTCAGGGTCAATGACCTGATGAGCATGCGCATCTCCTTTTGATATCCACGCTCTAATGATTGCGCATCGCGGCGTTCGTTCCGGGTGACGCTCGCAATTATGTCTCGCCTTGCCCCAAGCTTAGGTCAGGGCGGTCATTGCGCAACAGGCTGAGCTAATCTCATAGCTCAAAAACAACGCCCTGATTTGCCGTGAGGACCTGTGCATGAGCGCTCAGTTGAACCACACCATCGTCTGGTGTCGCGACAAGCAGACATCAGCCAACTATCTGGCAGACATCCTCGGCCTGCCCAGCCCCGAACCCTTCGGACCGATGCTGATCGTCAAGTTCGACAACGGTGTGTCGCTGGACTTCTACGACAATGACCCGCCGATTGCCTCCCAGCACTACGCGTTTTTGATCGGTGACGACGATTTCGATGCGGCCTTCACCCGCCTGCAAGCCAGACAGCAACCCTGGTGGGCCGACCCCGATAATCGGGGCTTTATGGGTTAAATTTTACAAAATCACCTCTGGTACACGCTAAAAGGCCAGTTTGTACCCGATCAGCACCAGCATCGTAGCCAGGCAAGGCCGCAGCACTTCATCGGAGATGCGGCCCGTCAGGTGGCTGCCCAGGTAAATCCCCGGCAGCGAACCGATCAGCAAATAACCCAGCACGTGCCAATCCATGTTGCCCATGCTCGCATGGCCAAGGCCGGCAACCAGGGTCAGCGGTACGGCGTGCGCGATTTCCGTGCCCACCAGGCGGCGGGTCGGCAACAGCGGATAGAGAATGAACAACGCGACGGTGCCCAGGGCGCCAGCGCCGATGGAGGTCAGGGCAACCATGGTGCCAAGGACCAAGCCAGTGATCACGGTCAGCGCATTCAAGCGGTTGCCGCTGGGGTTGTAATGACCGCCCGCGCGTTTGTGGGCGAAATCGAGCAGGCGTTTCTTGAAGAAAATCGCCAGCGCCGTGGCAAACAGGACAAAGCCCAACGCCTGTTTGATGACCGCATTCATCGCCTCGGGCGACGTTTGCAAGGTGCTCAGGAACCACAGCGTCAGCGCCACTGCCGGCACACTGCCAAGGGTCAGCCAACCGGTAATGGCCCAGTCGATGTTCTTGTTCTTTCTATGAACCAGCACACCACTGGACTTGGTGATCGCCGCGTACAGCAAATCCGTCCCCACTGCGGTGGCCGGATTGACCCCGAACCACAACAGAATGGGAGTCATCAACGAACCGCCACCGACCCCGGTCATCCCGACAATAAAGCCGACCACCAGACCTGCCACGACTAAACCGAAATTACCGAATTCCATTAACACGCCCACAAAAAACGCATGAAAAATCTGCCCCGCAGCATAGCGATTTTTCTTATAACCAGTTATATCGATGCGATCTATCTTTATGCACTTCCCTGCTTACTGAACCGGCAAGAAATTCAAAAACAGCAAACTCTGCGCGTAATTCAAGCCGATCCGTCGGTAGCGCTCGTCCAGCATCTGCGTCAGCAGATCCAGCCGCGCGACGATCTTGCCGAACTCCACGGCAAAACTCAGGTTGCTGCCCTCCTCCGAGATTTCATTGGAGAACAGCAACGGCTCGCCGTTCTTGCTTTGCCGCTGGCTGAGTATCCAGGTGGCTTTCTCTATGTTGCGGGCAGCGTTGCTGACGAACGTCGGGTTGATCGCATCCGTCATGTAGAACTCGAGCCGATTGCCGTGGGCGGTGACGAGCATGCTGCCGATGGCATAGATGAAGGCACCGACCCGGTCGCCGAGAAACTCCGGGCTCATGGCATAACTCAGCGCAGCCAGGTCTTTTTTGCCCCCCAGGGTCGGCAGCGGTTGTTGCTGTTCGATGGCCATGCGCACTTGCTTGCCAGCGGTGCGGGCGTCGAGGAAACCGGATTTTTTCAGCTCGTCCGGGTTGCGCAGGTAAAGCTTACTCATCAGCAGGTAGAGGCTGTCGAGGTTGTCGCGCATCGCCAGGGTCGCTATGCGGTCGACGCTGGTCTGGAGGAACTCCTGGGGTTTGCCCTCGCGGAACTGGCTGACGATCTCGTTGCCCTGCTGCTGGCTGCACCCGGAGGCTGCGAGCATCGACAAGCAGGCCAACAGCAGGCAACGGCGGCGGATTGACGGGGTGGTGCGGGGTAAAACTCGAGCCATGGGTTCTTGAACTTGGGCATGGGCCGGCGGTGGGGATTCGCCGCAGGCTGGCCAAGGATAGAGCCGTGATTCCTGAAAAAGTGCAGTGCCGACGGTCCGTAAGCGTTGGCAAGCACGTGCTCGAAGGAACCACCGGGCTATTCTGCTGCCCACTGAAGTATCGATCGAAATTCAGAAAGGAGGTTTGAATGCGGACCCTCGAACTGGCCGGCGTCAATGTACCGGTCATAGGCCAAGGCACCTGGCGCATGGGCGAAGATCGTTCCCGGCACACCCAGGAAGTGGCGGCATTGCGCCTGGGCATCGAATTGGGCATGACCCTCATCGACACTGCTGAAATGTACGGCGAGGGCGGCGCTGAGGAAGTGGTCGGTGAAGCCATCGCCGGCAGGCGTGACGAAGTGTTTCTGGTCAGCAAGGTTTACCCGCACAACGCCAGCCGCAAAGGTATCCCCCAGGCGTGCGAACGCAGTCTGCGGCGGCTGGATACCGATTACATCGATCTCTACCTGCTGCACTGGCGCGGCCAGTACCCCCTCGAAGAAACGGTCGAAGCCTTCGAGCGCCTGCGCGAAGAAGGCAAGATCGGTCGCTGGGGCGTCTCCAATTTTGATGTCGACGACCTGGAGGAACTGGCCTCACCGGCCTGTGCCACCAATCAGGTGCTCTACAACCTGGAAGAACGCGGCATCGAGTTTGATCTGTTGCCCTGGAGTCGCCAGCATCAAATGCCGGTCATGGCCTACTGTCCGATCGGTCAGGGTGGGCCTATGCTGAACCATACAACGCTCAAACAAATAGCCGCCCGTCACCGTGTGACGCCGGCCCAGGTAGCGCTGGCATGGATGCTGCGTAAGGAAGGCGTGATCGCCATCCCCAAAGCGGTCCGACCCGAGCACGTGCAACTCAACGCGCAAGCCGCACAATTGCAATTGGAGAC from Pseudomonas sp. ACM7 includes:
- the ampC gene encoding class C beta-lactamase, with the protein product MTDQTNMDRLKTLAVCVALLATGQCVAQDQIETVVNAAVRPVMQAQAVPGIAVAVTVNGKPYYFNYGVASKESAQPVTENTLFEIGSVSKTFTATLAAYAQATGKLSLSDKASNVLPDLRGSAFDTISVLQLGTYSAGGLPLQFPDDADAPDKMLGYFKQWKPTYIAGTHRQYSNPSLGLFGYLAAQSMGAPFDDVMEKTLLPKLGLKHTYLTVPQAQMGLYAQGYNKDDKPVRVGPGALDSEAYGVKTSAADLIRYVEVNMKPSGLETPMQRAVAITHNGYYKVGDMTQGLGWEFYHYPVTLDTLLAGNSTQMAMEAHEVQWLTPPQPQPENVLINKTGSTSGFGAYVAYVPSKDIGIVILANKNYPNPERIKIAHTILSALAK
- a CDS encoding aldo/keto reductase; the protein is MRTLELAGVNVPVIGQGTWRMGEDRSRHTQEVAALRLGIELGMTLIDTAEMYGEGGAEEVVGEAIAGRRDEVFLVSKVYPHNASRKGIPQACERSLRRLDTDYIDLYLLHWRGQYPLEETVEAFERLREEGKIGRWGVSNFDVDDLEELASPACATNQVLYNLEERGIEFDLLPWSRQHQMPVMAYCPIGQGGPMLNHTTLKQIAARHRVTPAQVALAWMLRKEGVIAIPKAVRPEHVQLNAQAAQLQLETGDLEALDQAFRAPQRKQRLAMV
- a CDS encoding DUF4174 domain-containing protein translates to MLIRSLTLTTLLAFTGPLFAADDGSPLDMDKGRSRPLIVIAPSTVDPTWVSLKKSLDEPANRKGFTERNMVLYTVLNLMGQREGKDLGPQDTAALIRSLKLGAGAKSKVILVGKDGEKKFESSGDESKSVDLKKIFDTIDALPATEKEAAAPTVATPVEAAEPVNGAKGAKGAKPGKPAKPAKPPEMPDD
- a CDS encoding sulfite exporter TauE/SafE family protein, with product MEFGNFGLVVAGLVVGFIVGMTGVGGGSLMTPILLWFGVNPATAVGTDLLYAAITKSSGVLVHRKNKNIDWAITGWLTLGSVPAVALTLWFLSTLQTSPEAMNAVIKQALGFVLFATALAIFFKKRLLDFAHKRAGGHYNPSGNRLNALTVITGLVLGTMVALTSIGAGALGTVALFILYPLLPTRRLVGTEIAHAVPLTLVAGLGHASMGNMDWHVLGYLLIGSLPGIYLGSHLTGRISDEVLRPCLATMLVLIGYKLAF
- a CDS encoding DUF6124 family protein; the protein is MKKFSKHQPQTLTDADHLDPAKLCETAKGAVARNPRRTATTQQIFTVAPGVDTLTLLNQACENLATLNVLIASFAGKLEGSNRKVLLSIQQLAAVAELLVNQARENLDPRSDAPDAQPPTRH